One window from the genome of Bacteroidales bacterium encodes:
- a CDS encoding glycosyltransferase family 4 protein: MNRILHLDTGPEWRGGQRQVLLLHEGLLQYGFESHLAAYQKGVLFSRSYLNVLPIPSRNEFSLRSILTLSHYIRQLKPQIVHTHDAHSLTLALFASYFTPSFILINTRRVDFPAIKNRFSKWKYKHSKLKVIVSVSEAIRKILLREDIQPEKLEVIHSGIEPIDPEKFSCPIELKKVNSKEGVIFGCVASFADHKDHFTLIKAFDLVYQQQPNTYLVLVGDGELRKQVEAFARRFNCYNNIVFTGFRDDVYSMYKCFDVFVLTSKEEGLCTALLDAMQFGLPIVATHAGGIPEIVHHEKNGLLCEIRNPSDIAQKMLLLAKNNSLRIQLGQNGKKMVKNFYYDSMISKYISLYEKLLKK; the protein is encoded by the coding sequence ATGAACCGCATTTTACACTTAGACACCGGTCCAGAATGGCGTGGAGGTCAACGACAGGTATTGTTGCTTCACGAAGGACTTCTGCAGTATGGGTTTGAAAGTCATCTCGCAGCCTATCAGAAAGGTGTTCTTTTTTCAAGAAGTTATCTAAACGTACTACCCATTCCATCTAGAAATGAATTTTCATTGAGATCTATCCTGACGCTCAGCCATTATATCCGCCAACTCAAACCTCAAATTGTTCATACTCACGACGCTCATTCATTGACGTTAGCTTTGTTTGCCAGTTATTTTACCCCTTCATTTATATTAATTAACACAAGAAGAGTCGACTTTCCCGCCATTAAAAACAGATTCAGTAAATGGAAATATAAACATAGCAAATTGAAGGTCATAGTATCTGTTTCTGAAGCCATTAGAAAAATCCTCCTCAGAGAAGACATTCAACCCGAAAAACTTGAAGTTATTCATAGTGGCATCGAACCTATTGACCCGGAAAAATTTTCTTGTCCAATAGAACTTAAAAAAGTAAATTCCAAGGAAGGTGTCATCTTTGGTTGTGTTGCTAGTTTTGCCGATCATAAAGACCATTTTACACTGATTAAAGCATTTGATCTCGTGTATCAACAACAGCCGAATACATACCTCGTTCTTGTGGGGGATGGAGAACTTCGAAAACAAGTCGAAGCTTTTGCAAGACGATTCAATTGCTATAATAATATCGTTTTCACAGGATTTAGGGACGACGTGTATAGCATGTACAAATGCTTCGACGTTTTTGTTCTTACTTCAAAAGAAGAAGGATTGTGCACAGCACTCTTGGATGCCATGCAATTTGGCCTACCTATTGTAGCTACCCACGCAGGTGGAATTCCGGAAATTGTACATCACGAAAAAAATGGTCTCCTTTGTGAGATTAGAAATCCATCTGATATTGCCCAAAAGATGCTATTACTTGCAAAAAACAATTCTTTGCGAATACAGCTAGGGCAAAATGGAAAAAAAATGGTAAAAAACTTTTATTACGATTCCATGATTTCCAAATACATTTCACTTTACGAAAAACTTCTAAAAAAATAA
- a CDS encoding PHP domain-containing protein gives MKNLRERKNFFSLLFIFLCVLFYAQPNIKLPNIEGYLTLKADFHMHTVFSDGLVWPTFRIEEAYREGIQVISMTEHVEYQPFSNFVKGDLNKSYEIAKKLAEKYGIILLLGAEITRSMPPGHSNAIFLNDANKLLTENYRDAYEEAKRQNAFIFWNHPCWKVQQPLNVKWWDQHTELYEAGLLHGIEIVNGNDYCEEAHRWCLEKNLTMIGNSDLHFPSCFVYSDKEHRPLTILFVKEATKEGCYEALQARRTLVLHKYNVYGFKNILENFIRACIQVIEINYQKKKHIEIIIQNHSSIPFQLFFPELSPKTYTISEGKNSISISAKNRTTQRIDSLDIIIKNAFPEPNVNLHLTYHINNP, from the coding sequence ATGAAAAATTTAAGAGAGAGAAAAAATTTTTTTTCCTTACTATTTATATTCCTTTGTGTACTCTTTTATGCTCAACCCAATATTAAGCTTCCCAACATTGAAGGATACTTAACTCTAAAGGCTGATTTCCATATGCATACAGTTTTCTCTGACGGCTTAGTTTGGCCAACTTTTCGTATCGAAGAAGCTTATCGAGAAGGCATTCAAGTCATATCCATGACAGAACATGTCGAATATCAACCCTTCAGTAATTTCGTCAAAGGCGACTTGAATAAAAGTTATGAAATCGCCAAAAAACTTGCTGAAAAATATGGTATCATCCTTCTACTGGGGGCAGAAATAACCCGTTCTATGCCCCCGGGCCATAGCAATGCCATTTTTCTTAACGATGCCAACAAACTTCTCACAGAAAATTATCGCGATGCCTATGAAGAAGCTAAACGACAAAATGCATTTATTTTCTGGAACCATCCTTGCTGGAAAGTTCAACAGCCCCTCAATGTAAAATGGTGGGATCAACATACTGAACTCTACGAAGCTGGACTTTTGCATGGCATCGAGATTGTAAATGGAAACGATTATTGCGAGGAAGCTCATCGTTGGTGCCTCGAAAAAAACCTGACCATGATTGGAAATTCCGATCTTCATTTTCCTTCATGCTTTGTTTACTCTGATAAAGAACATCGACCTCTAACAATTTTATTTGTTAAAGAAGCTACAAAAGAAGGTTGCTATGAAGCTCTCCAAGCTAGACGGACCCTCGTTTTGCATAAATACAATGTCTATGGATTTAAAAATATTCTCGAAAATTTTATTAGAGCATGTATCCAGGTTATTGAGATAAACTATCAAAAGAAAAAACACATAGAAATTATCATTCAAAATCATTCGTCAATTCCATTCCAACTTTTTTTCCCTGAACTTTCTCCAAAAACGTATACGATTTCTGAAGGAAAAAATTCGATTTCTATTTCAGCTAAAAACCGAACTACTCAAAGAATAGACTCTTTGGATATTATCATAAAAAATGCCTTCCCCGAACCGAACGTAAACCTTCATTTAACTTATCATATCAATAATCCTTAA